In Colias croceus chromosome 12, ilColCroc2.1, one genomic interval encodes:
- the LOC123696429 gene encoding uncharacterized protein F21D5.5, with protein MNMVRKCFLRCVLDSHAPIFLPHKVETVLGRSKITKIKDLSCSRQQLSLKADCDECLVEVKQIGINPSGLDGFALKKDGVYKIKHGSKIEILVNQYFHVIEFDPPPDDYEKPKLGVKRKSSETPEQKRKLIKTDSDNMEVKGCLESFWEDVDKGEVYIYTSKGVKSSAKIAAFDMDGTLIKTKSGKVHPVDTNDWQINFPCVPQKLTEKHKDGYKIVLMSNQSPIGSGRVKIEDFKKKIEGVVAKLDVPAQVFIATGKGFFRKPATGMWDVLAEQKNDNIPIDMQASFYCGDAAGRNANWAPGKKKDHSMADILLAENLGLKFFTPEQFFLGHSIANVPMSRPEFIPKDVKSEPFNEKLISSEQELLVMVGYPGSGKSFIAKQIEKKSNNKYVTVCRDVLGSWQKCSAEASKYLQQGKSVIVDSTNPDLESRSRWTALAKEKRVQCRCAKMTTSKAHAQHNNKFREILKTKHLPVNDIVFNTFKSKFVEPTVKEGFKEVLEVKFNPVFEDEPAEKLYRMFLLEK; from the exons TTAGTCTAAAAGCTGATTGTGATGAATGTTTAGTTGAAGTGAAGCAAATAGGAATAAATCCGTCAGGTTTAGACGGTTTCGCATTGAAGAAGGATGGcgtgtataaaattaaacatggtagtaaaatagaaatattagTAAACCAGTACTTTCATGTAATTGAGTTTGACCCACCTCCTGATGATTATGAAAAACCAAAATTAGGTGTAAAACGTAAATCGAGTGAGACGCCGGAACAAAAACgaaaacttataaaaacaGACTCAGATAACATGGAGGTAAAAGGATGCCTGGAAAGTTTTTGGGAAGATGTAGACAAGGGTGAGGTTTACATCTATACATCAAAAGGTGTGAAATCAAGTGCCAAAATAGCTGCATTTGATATGGATGGAACTTTGATAAAGACCAAGTCAGGGAAAGTACATCCAGTGGACACAAATGATTGGCAGATAAATTTTCCTTGTGTGCCACAGAAGTTGACTGAAAAACATAAAGATGGGTACAAAATTGTGCTGATGAGTAACCAGTCACCGATTGGTAGTGGTAGAGTGAAAATAGAGGATTTCAAAAAGAAGATTGAGGGTGTGGTTGCTAAATTGGATGTTCCCGCTCAAGTTTTCATTGCTACAGGGAAGGGATTCTTTAGAAAACCAGCTACTGGCATGTGGGATGTACTTGCTGAGCAG aaaaatgataatataccAATTGATATGCAAGCCAGTTTCTATTGTGGTGATGCAGCTGGTAGGAATGCAAACTGGGCACCAGGCAAGAAGAAAGATCACTCCATGGCTGATATTCTTCTAGCAGAGAACCTCGGCCTCAAGTTCTTTACGCCTGAACAATTCTTCTTAGGCCACTCTATTGCTAATGTGCCCATGAGTCGTCCAGAATTCATTCCGAAAGATGTGAAATCTGAACCGTTTAATGAAAAATTGATTAGTTCAGAACAAgag CTACTTGTGATGGTGGGATACCCAGGGAGCGGTAAATCGTTTATAGCCAAACAAATTGAGAAGAAATCAAACAACAAGTATGTCACTGTATGCAGAGACGTCCTTGGTTCCTGGCAGAAATGTTCAGCTGAAGCGTCAAAGTATTTGCAG CAAGGCAAAAGCGTGATAGTAGACAGTACAAATCCCGACTTGGAGTCGCGAAGTCGCTGGACGGCGCTCGCCAAAGAGAAACGGGTGCAATGTAGATGTGCCAAGATGACAACTAGCAAGGCACACGcacaacataataataagtttagaGAAATATTGAAGACGAAACATTTGCCTGTGAATGATATcgtttttaatacttttaa AAGCAAATTTGTTGAACCAACAGTAAAAGAGGGCTTCAAGGAAGTACTAGAAGTGAAATTCAATCCCGTTTTCGAAGATGAACCGGCTGAAAAACTGTATAGAATGtttttgttagaaaaataa